From one Suicoccus acidiformans genomic stretch:
- the rpmC gene encoding 50S ribosomal protein L29: protein MQIKEIRELSTAEMVEKEKEYKQELFNLRFQLATGQLEDTARLRKVRKTIARIKTVLREQELAEQ, encoded by the coding sequence ATGCAAATTAAAGAAATCAGAGAACTTTCCACTGCTGAAATGGTTGAGAAAGAAAAAGAATACAAACAAGAACTCTTCAACCTTCGATTCCAATTAGCAACTGGTCAATTAGAAGACACTGCCCGTTTACGTAAAGTACGTAAAACAATTGCTAGAATAAAAACAGTTTTGCGCGAGCAAGAATTGGCTGAACAATAA
- the rplP gene encoding 50S ribosomal protein L16 produces the protein MLVPKRVKHRREFRGKMRGEAKGGKNIDFGSYGLRAVESSWITNRQIEAARIAMTRYMKRGGKVWIKIFPHKSYTSKPIGVRMGSGKGAPEGWVAPVKRGKIMFEIDGVSEEVAREAFRLASHKLPIKTKFVKREEYGGESNAN, from the coding sequence ATGTTAGTACCTAAACGTGTGAAACACCGCCGTGAATTCCGTGGCAAAATGCGCGGAGAAGCTAAAGGCGGTAAGAACATAGATTTCGGGTCATACGGTTTACGCGCGGTTGAATCAAGCTGGATTACCAACCGTCAAATCGAAGCTGCCCGTATTGCAATGACTCGTTACATGAAACGTGGTGGGAAAGTTTGGATCAAGATTTTCCCTCACAAATCTTATACATCTAAACCAATTGGTGTACGTATGGGATCTGGTAAAGGGGCTCCAGAAGGCTGGGTAGCACCTGTTAAACGTGGTAAAATTATGTTTGAAATTGATGGGGTTTCTGAGGAAGTAGCTCGCGAAGCATTCCGTCTTGCCTCACACAAATTACCAATCAAAACTAAGTTTGTAAAACGTGAAGAATATGGTGGTGAATCGAATGCAAATTAA
- the rpsC gene encoding 30S ribosomal protein S3 — translation MGQKVNPIGMRVGVIRDWDAKWYADKDYADYLHEDLKIREHIEKKFAEASVSTIQIERASNRVIVSIHTAKPGMVIGKGGAEVDALRAELSRLTGKKIHINIVEIKEPNLDAKLVAEDIAQQLENRVAFRRAQKQAIQRAMRAGAQGIKTQVSGRLNGADMARTEHYSEGTVPLHTLRSDIDYSWQEADTTYGKIGVKVWICRGEILPGVNNTTEGGN, via the coding sequence ATGGGTCAAAAAGTTAATCCAATTGGCATGCGCGTTGGCGTTATCCGTGACTGGGACGCTAAATGGTATGCAGACAAGGACTACGCTGATTACTTACATGAAGATTTAAAGATTCGCGAACATATCGAGAAGAAATTCGCTGAGGCCTCTGTTTCTACGATTCAAATTGAACGTGCTTCAAACCGTGTCATCGTATCAATCCATACAGCTAAACCAGGTATGGTCATTGGTAAAGGTGGAGCAGAAGTTGATGCACTTCGCGCTGAATTGAGCCGTTTAACTGGCAAGAAAATCCACATCAACATTGTAGAAATCAAAGAGCCTAACTTAGATGCGAAATTAGTCGCAGAAGATATCGCTCAACAACTTGAAAACCGTGTAGCATTCCGTCGCGCTCAGAAACAAGCGATCCAACGTGCAATGCGCGCAGGAGCTCAAGGAATCAAAACTCAAGTTTCAGGTCGTCTAAACGGTGCAGATATGGCACGTACAGAACACTATAGTGAAGGTACCGTACCATTGCATACACTCCGCTCCGATATTGACTACTCATGGCAAGAAGCCGATACAACATACGGAAAAATAGGAGTTAAAGTTTGGATCTGTCGTGGAGAAATCCTACCTGGAGTGAACAACACAACAGAAGGAGGGAACTAA
- the rplV gene encoding 50S ribosomal protein L22: MAEQITSAKATAKTVRIAPRKVRLVVDLIRGKRIDEAISILKFTPKAGSPVVEKVLMSAIANAEHNYDLDLENLYVSEAFVNEGPTLKRYRPRARGSASPINKRTSHITVVVSEKEEA; the protein is encoded by the coding sequence ATGGCAGAACAAATTACATCAGCAAAAGCAACAGCCAAAACAGTGCGTATTGCCCCTCGTAAAGTACGTTTAGTTGTCGATCTTATTCGCGGTAAACGCATCGATGAGGCAATTTCAATCTTGAAATTCACGCCTAAAGCTGGTTCACCAGTTGTAGAGAAAGTATTAATGTCTGCAATTGCTAATGCAGAACATAACTATGATTTAGATTTAGAGAACTTATACGTAAGTGAAGCCTTCGTAAACGAAGGACCAACCTTGAAACGTTACCGTCCACGTGCTCGTGGTTCAGCTTCACCAATCAACAAAAGAACAAGCCACATTACTGTAGTGGTATCAGAGAAAGAGGAGGCATAA
- the rpsS gene encoding 30S ribosomal protein S19: MARSLKKGPFVDEHLMKKVQEQENNSKKQVIKTWSRRSTIFPNFIGLTIAVYDGRKHVPVYIQEDMVGHKLGEFAPTRTYRGHSKDDRQTSKR; the protein is encoded by the coding sequence GTGGCACGTAGTTTGAAAAAAGGACCTTTCGTCGATGAGCATTTGATGAAAAAGGTTCAAGAACAAGAAAACAATTCGAAAAAACAAGTCATCAAAACATGGTCTCGTCGTTCAACCATCTTCCCGAACTTCATCGGATTAACCATTGCAGTATATGACGGACGTAAACACGTTCCTGTATATATCCAAGAAGATATGGTAGGACACAAATTAGGAGAATTCGCTCCAACACGTACATACCGTGGACACAGTAAAGATGACCGTCAAACAAGCAAACGTTAA
- the rplB gene encoding 50S ribosomal protein L2, translated as MAIKHYKATTNGRRNMTGYDFSEITTNKPEKSLLEPKKQNAGRSKQGKITVRHKGGGHKRAYRVIDFKRNKDGVVGTVRTIEYDPNRTANIALVHYEDGVKTYILAPKGLKVGQKIESGPQADIQVGNALPLVNIPVGTFIHNIEMKPGKGGQLVRSAGTAAQVLGQEGKYTLVRLASGEVRMILSTCRATVGTVGNEQHELINVGKAGRSRWMSKRPTVRGSVMNPNDHPHGGGEGRAPIGRPSPLSPWGKKTLGLKTRNKKKKSSKLIVRGRRTKRK; from the coding sequence GTGGCGATTAAACATTATAAAGCGACGACAAACGGACGTCGTAATATGACAGGCTATGACTTCTCAGAGATCACTACAAATAAACCTGAGAAATCATTGCTTGAACCAAAGAAACAAAATGCAGGTCGCAGCAAACAAGGTAAAATCACTGTTCGCCATAAAGGTGGCGGTCACAAACGTGCTTACCGTGTAATCGACTTTAAACGTAATAAAGATGGAGTTGTCGGAACAGTTCGTACAATTGAGTACGATCCAAACCGTACCGCAAACATCGCTTTAGTTCACTACGAAGACGGTGTGAAAACTTACATCCTAGCACCTAAAGGCCTTAAAGTAGGTCAGAAGATTGAATCAGGTCCACAAGCGGATATCCAAGTAGGGAATGCTCTTCCATTAGTAAATATCCCAGTGGGTACATTCATCCATAACATTGAAATGAAGCCAGGTAAAGGTGGACAATTAGTACGTTCAGCAGGTACTGCTGCTCAAGTATTAGGTCAAGAAGGTAAATACACCCTTGTCCGTCTAGCTTCTGGTGAAGTTCGTATGATCCTTTCAACTTGCCGCGCTACAGTCGGTACAGTAGGTAACGAACAACACGAACTAATTAACGTAGGTAAAGCAGGTCGTTCACGCTGGATGTCTAAACGCCCAACCGTACGCGGATCTGTTATGAACCCGAACGATCACCCACACGGTGGTGGGGAAGGCCGTGCTCCAATTGGTAGACCTTCACCATTATCTCCATGGGGTAAGAAGACTTTGGGTCTCAAAACTCGCAACAAGAAGAAAAAATCAAGCAAACTTATTGTACGTGGACGTCGTACGAAGAGAAAGTAA
- the rplW gene encoding 50S ribosomal protein L23, with protein sequence MEFSEVILRPVITEQSMNDIDEKKYTFEVDRRANKNLIKQAVEALFEGVEVKKVNTINVDGKLKRMGRYQGYTRRYKKAIVTLTDASADIELFQASTEE encoded by the coding sequence ATGGAATTTTCAGAAGTAATCTTACGCCCGGTCATCACTGAGCAATCAATGAACGATATTGACGAGAAGAAATATACGTTTGAAGTAGACCGTCGCGCTAACAAAAACCTTATTAAACAAGCCGTCGAAGCTCTATTTGAAGGTGTTGAAGTCAAGAAAGTTAACACAATCAATGTGGATGGTAAATTAAAACGTATGGGACGTTACCAAGGTTATACACGCCGCTACAAGAAAGCAATTGTAACGTTAACCGACGCATCAGCAGATATCGAATTATTCCAAGCAAGCACAGAAGAGTAA
- the rplD gene encoding 50S ribosomal protein L4: MPKVTLFKQDGSQNGEIELNEAVFGIEPNEAVLYDAVIMQRASMRQGTHAVKNRSAVRGGGRKPWRQKGTGRARQGSIRSPQWVGGGVVFGPTTERNYSYKLPKKVRRLAIKSALSQKVQEDALVVVDALSFEQPKTQAFKAVLQNLDIDTKVLLVVEQDNDNAYLSARNLPNVKVIDSLNVNVLDVVNYDKVLFTQTALSTVEEALA; encoded by the coding sequence ATGCCTAAAGTGACATTATTTAAACAAGACGGTAGCCAAAACGGAGAAATCGAATTAAACGAAGCCGTATTTGGTATCGAACCAAATGAAGCAGTATTATACGATGCAGTTATTATGCAACGTGCATCAATGCGCCAAGGAACACACGCAGTTAAAAACCGTAGTGCAGTTCGCGGCGGGGGACGCAAACCTTGGAGACAGAAAGGTACAGGTCGTGCTCGTCAAGGATCAATCCGTTCACCACAATGGGTTGGCGGTGGAGTCGTATTCGGACCAACCACAGAACGCAACTACAGCTACAAACTACCAAAGAAAGTTCGTAGATTAGCGATTAAATCTGCGCTTTCTCAGAAAGTACAAGAGGATGCTCTTGTTGTCGTAGATGCTTTATCATTCGAACAACCAAAAACACAAGCATTCAAAGCAGTTCTTCAAAACTTAGATATCGATACAAAAGTGCTTTTAGTAGTTGAACAAGACAATGACAATGCATACTTGTCTGCACGCAACTTACCAAACGTAAAAGTTATCGATAGCTTGAACGTTAACGTATTAGACGTGGTTAATTATGATAAAGTCCTATTCACACAAACCGCATTATCCACTGTAGAGGAGGCTTTAGCATAA
- the rplC gene encoding 50S ribosomal protein L3, with translation MTKGILGTKVGMTQFFTENGELIPVTVIQAEPNVVLQVKTNETDGYEAVQLGFQDKREVLANKPHKGHVAKADATPKRFIREFRDVELGEYEVGQEITVETFAVGDIVDVTGTSKGKGFQGAIKRHGQARGPMAHGSRYHRGPGAMAMAADPSRVFKGKKLPGQMGGQTVTIQNLEIVAVQPEDNVLLIKGNVPGAKKSLVEIKQAVKSV, from the coding sequence ATGACCAAAGGAATCTTAGGAACAAAAGTCGGTATGACGCAATTCTTTACTGAAAACGGAGAACTTATTCCTGTAACAGTTATCCAAGCTGAACCTAACGTTGTTTTACAAGTAAAAACAAACGAAACAGACGGATACGAAGCTGTTCAGTTAGGTTTCCAAGATAAACGTGAAGTATTAGCTAACAAACCGCATAAAGGTCATGTAGCAAAAGCAGATGCTACTCCTAAGCGCTTCATTCGCGAGTTTCGTGATGTCGAGCTAGGAGAATATGAAGTTGGACAAGAAATCACAGTAGAAACATTCGCAGTTGGTGATATCGTCGATGTGACGGGTACATCCAAAGGTAAAGGTTTCCAAGGGGCTATCAAACGTCACGGCCAAGCACGTGGACCAATGGCTCACGGTTCTCGTTACCACCGCGGACCAGGGGCAATGGCAATGGCTGCTGACCCAAGTCGCGTATTCAAAGGAAAGAAATTACCAGGTCAAATGGGTGGCCAAACTGTGACAATCCAAAACTTAGAGATCGTTGCAGTTCAACCGGAAGATAATGTCCTCCTTATTAAAGGAAACGTTCCGGGAGCTAAGAAATCATTAGTCGAAATCAAACAAGCAGTTAAATCTGTTTAG
- the rpsJ gene encoding 30S ribosomal protein S10: protein MANQKIRIRLKAYEHRALDVSANKIVESAQRTGAETAGPIPLPTDRSVYTVIRSPHKDKDSREQFEMRTHKRLIDIINPTAQTVDALMKLDLPSGVDVEIKL from the coding sequence ATGGCAAACCAAAAAATTCGTATTCGCTTAAAAGCATATGAGCACCGTGCTCTTGATGTATCAGCGAATAAAATCGTTGAATCAGCGCAAAGAACTGGAGCAGAAACGGCTGGACCTATTCCATTACCAACAGATCGTTCAGTATATACTGTTATCCGTTCACCGCACAAAGACAAAGATTCACGTGAGCAATTCGAAATGCGCACACACAAACGTTTAATCGATATCATCAATCCAACAGCTCAAACAGTTGATGCATTGATGAAATTAGATTTACCTAGTGGTGTGGATGTCGAAATTAAATTATAA
- a CDS encoding class I SAM-dependent methyltransferase, whose protein sequence is MFITHSKKAHPPAIQRAEAIADRYQLDFYPRTKLAITKMMTQLKDDAFVVGNDFNELYLQEEATKALRFHPSFGKLRIYHLNHTGYDPLIDVCNLQAGDTFLDCTMGLAADSLVASYTVGPSGHVQAVEGSFPIYLLVSLGLKQYAEDDTLIEAMRRIDCIHSDYLTHLKGLADKSFDVVYFDPMFTEAIETSTAIRDLDQATLKDDLPLEAIQEARRVAKRRVVLKDHFRSQRFETLGFTRIIRPSSRVHYGYIDV, encoded by the coding sequence ATGTTTATTACCCATTCCAAAAAAGCACACCCCCCTGCTATCCAACGGGCTGAAGCTATCGCGGATCGTTATCAATTAGACTTTTATCCCCGCACGAAGCTAGCTATTACAAAGATGATGACCCAGCTAAAAGACGATGCCTTCGTCGTCGGCAACGACTTTAATGAACTTTACCTGCAAGAAGAAGCCACCAAAGCCTTGCGCTTTCACCCGAGCTTTGGCAAATTGCGCATTTATCACCTAAATCATACTGGCTATGATCCACTTATTGACGTATGCAACCTTCAAGCGGGCGACACCTTCCTCGACTGCACAATGGGATTGGCAGCCGATAGCCTAGTTGCAAGTTATACTGTTGGTCCATCAGGCCATGTTCAAGCGGTTGAGGGAAGCTTTCCGATTTACTTACTTGTCAGCTTAGGCCTCAAACAATATGCGGAAGACGACACCCTAATTGAAGCGATGCGCCGCATCGATTGCATCCACTCTGATTACTTAACACATTTAAAAGGGCTTGCTGATAAGTCATTTGACGTGGTCTACTTCGACCCGATGTTCACCGAAGCGATCGAAACCTCCACTGCTATCCGTGATTTAGATCAAGCAACCCTGAAAGATGATTTGCCACTAGAGGCTATCCAAGAAGCTAGACGGGTCGCCAAACGCCGAGTCGTTCTAAAAGACCACTTCCGTAGCCAGCGCTTTGAGACTTTAGGCTTCACGCGAATTATCCGCCCTTCCAGCCGGGTTCATTATGGCTACATCGACGTTTAA
- a CDS encoding prephenate dehydrogenase, giving the protein MRPLNIALVGLGVIGGSFAKGLRAQNVIHVNLLGIDTNAATIQRALDERIITQGETSNESILQQADVVIISLYPDDLVDFIQTHQDAFKKGAIITDTVGVKGSLIQQVEAILRPDVDYIFGHPMAGRENQGYEYAEAGVFHGANYLLMPRPRNQQANIDKLELILDAIGFRRITHVTPEFHDEMIAYTSQLCHVLAVALMNSDRHDRDTASFVGDSFRELTRIAKINDELWAQLFLYNKESLLESMAAFETEWQAMKQAIQTSNSQDLKEMFRESTKRRSSLEQTDLKLNIARNVAP; this is encoded by the coding sequence ATGCGACCGCTTAATATTGCCTTAGTCGGCTTGGGGGTTATTGGCGGATCTTTTGCCAAAGGACTGAGGGCGCAGAATGTCATACATGTGAATTTGTTAGGGATTGATACGAATGCAGCGACCATTCAGCGGGCCCTCGACGAGCGAATTATCACTCAGGGAGAAACCAGCAATGAGAGCATCCTCCAACAAGCGGATGTCGTGATAATTTCTCTGTATCCAGATGACTTAGTTGACTTTATCCAAACCCATCAAGATGCTTTCAAAAAAGGAGCCATTATTACCGATACCGTCGGTGTTAAGGGCAGTTTAATCCAGCAAGTTGAGGCGATTTTGCGCCCGGATGTGGATTACATCTTTGGCCATCCAATGGCCGGTCGGGAAAACCAAGGTTATGAATATGCGGAAGCAGGTGTCTTCCATGGGGCAAATTACCTATTGATGCCTCGCCCGAGAAATCAACAAGCTAACATCGACAAGCTAGAATTGATACTGGATGCGATTGGCTTTCGCCGGATTACCCATGTGACGCCGGAATTTCATGATGAGATGATTGCCTATACCAGTCAATTATGCCATGTGCTAGCCGTCGCTTTGATGAATAGTGACCGCCATGATCGGGATACGGCAAGCTTTGTCGGGGATAGTTTCCGAGAATTGACCCGAATTGCGAAGATTAATGATGAGCTTTGGGCGCAACTCTTCCTATATAATAAGGAATCTTTGTTGGAATCGATGGCTGCCTTTGAGACGGAGTGGCAAGCAATGAAGCAAGCCATTCAGACATCGAACAGCCAAGACTTGAAAGAGATGTTCCGGGAGTCCACCAAGCGCCGAAGCAGTTTAGAGCAGACCGATTTGAAGTTGAATATTGCAAGGAATGTAGCGCCATAA
- a CDS encoding prephenate dehydratase, protein MKIGYQGIAGSYSEAASIQYQERKQAEIKNLDMLGYNSFVELVQDVASQKLDAAMMPVENSTTGLIDRTMDLYRGQSVLATAEVYQPVQHILWGVPGGRIEDLEEVYSHPEALSQCRNFFAAHPWIQPIAYTDTAQSAKLVADEQNPKLAALASPRCGDLYQLIPLQKEIQSEETNTTRFFLMESFVEPGEGIGKYLQEMRGEHPKRTRLMLYVETPHKPGALAKLLNTFNLYDCNLEGLDARPIADQPFAYGFFIEVDISHVGIDMEIFWKTLAYASNRMQLIGCFEPMNDGKIGGEAYATA, encoded by the coding sequence GTGAAGATAGGTTATCAAGGAATTGCTGGCTCTTATAGCGAAGCAGCAAGCATTCAATATCAAGAGCGTAAGCAAGCTGAAATTAAAAATTTGGATATGCTCGGCTATAATTCTTTTGTGGAACTTGTGCAAGATGTCGCCTCTCAAAAATTAGATGCAGCCATGATGCCAGTAGAGAATTCTACCACCGGCCTTATTGATCGGACGATGGATTTATATCGTGGCCAGAGTGTATTGGCAACAGCTGAAGTATACCAGCCCGTACAGCATATCCTGTGGGGTGTGCCAGGTGGACGCATTGAGGACTTGGAAGAGGTATACTCGCATCCAGAAGCCCTGTCGCAATGCCGTAATTTCTTTGCAGCGCATCCTTGGATTCAACCCATTGCCTATACCGACACAGCCCAATCGGCTAAATTGGTCGCAGATGAGCAGAATCCTAAGTTGGCTGCTTTAGCCAGTCCCCGTTGTGGCGACTTGTATCAATTAATTCCCCTTCAGAAAGAGATTCAAAGTGAGGAGACGAATACAACGCGTTTCTTTCTAATGGAGTCCTTTGTAGAACCGGGAGAGGGCATTGGCAAATACTTGCAAGAGATGCGGGGAGAGCATCCAAAGCGTACTCGGTTAATGCTGTATGTCGAAACGCCCCATAAGCCAGGTGCCTTAGCCAAGTTATTGAATACCTTTAACTTATATGATTGCAACTTGGAAGGCTTAGACGCACGACCGATTGCTGACCAGCCTTTCGCCTATGGTTTCTTCATTGAAGTGGATATTAGCCATGTGGGAATTGATATGGAAATTTTCTGGAAGACGCTAGCTTATGCAAGTAATCGGATGCAATTGATTGGATGTTTCGAGCCGATGAACGATGGAAAGATTGGAGGAGAGGCTTATGCGACCGCTTAA
- a CDS encoding amino acid ABC transporter ATP-binding protein yields the protein MLKLEQWNKSFNNNQVLNNIHMEVSTGDVLTIIGSSGSGKSTLLRTINFLEQPDSGLITLGTQTYDVAHVSKQDILAIRRQTAMVFQNYALFSKKTALENVMENLLMVQKLPESEARDKASHYLEQVGMANRMDYYPSRLSGGQQQRVGIARALAIQPEVILFDEPTSALDPELVGGILELIQDIAHNDTTMILVTHEMTFAKEVSDYVIFLDQGHILEDGSPAQVFEQPKHERTKQFIQGFSGVMV from the coding sequence ATGCTGAAATTAGAACAATGGAATAAATCCTTTAACAACAATCAAGTGCTTAATAATATCCATATGGAAGTGTCTACAGGAGATGTCTTGACCATTATCGGGTCCAGTGGGTCGGGTAAATCGACCTTACTTCGTACGATTAATTTCTTGGAGCAACCGGATTCGGGGCTGATTACCTTAGGTACGCAAACTTATGATGTAGCACATGTGTCCAAGCAAGACATCTTAGCAATTCGCCGGCAAACTGCTATGGTTTTTCAGAATTATGCTCTCTTCTCGAAGAAGACGGCTTTAGAGAATGTGATGGAGAACTTGTTGATGGTTCAGAAACTGCCGGAAAGTGAAGCCCGCGATAAGGCGAGTCACTATTTAGAGCAAGTAGGGATGGCCAATCGGATGGATTACTACCCAAGTCGTTTGTCAGGCGGGCAGCAGCAACGGGTTGGTATCGCTCGGGCTCTTGCAATTCAACCAGAAGTTATCTTATTTGATGAACCAACATCCGCCTTAGACCCGGAATTAGTTGGTGGGATTCTGGAATTGATTCAAGATATTGCCCATAATGATACGACGATGATTTTGGTGACCCATGAGATGACCTTCGCCAAAGAGGTATCGGATTATGTTATCTTCTTAGATCAAGGGCATATCTTGGAGGATGGGAGTCCGGCGCAAGTCTTTGAACAGCCGAAGCATGAGCGGACGAAGCAGTTTATTCAAGGCTTTAGCGGTGTGATGGTATAG
- a CDS encoding ABC transporter substrate-binding protein/permease: protein MERLNKIWRLLLAAVMILPLGNIWGSNLQEVAAQEDAVRKVVVGTSGQTKPSNYFDENNELTGLEIEILSEIEERVEGLEFTYEITEFASLFAGLDSGNFDLVANNLGENEERREKYLFSQYPYVITHNVLITDKDAEDNLTMEDMAGQSFGVVPASPQSMFLEAWNEEHPDRAVDIQYVDSDPSQIIRDVYTGRFDATIYSTTYLNDVQSTYGIELKRHPIENEDAIRPPGSYFIYQPEDIELREQMDEALAEMREDGTLKAISMKYFGEDNSQLTPEIIEKNDAIEAERLGEAGTAMRRVVVGTTGQTKPNNYFDENNELTGLEIDILKEVARRVPNLSFTYEITEFPSLFAGLDAGNFDMVANNLGENEERREKYLFSHYPYVVTHNVMITDTEAPDNLTMAEMAGQSFGVVAASPQSMFLEAWNEEHPDKAVDIQYVDSDPSQIIRDVYTGRFDATIYSTTYLNDVQNTYGIELKRHPIENEDAIQPPGSYFIYRQEDLDLREAIDGALAEMRADGTLSQLSQTYFGEDNAQLSEAIIEKNDVIEAERQAAAGELDVADTEASSEGKLFAPEIIPDILPTILGKLPITLMMTFVSALIGLVLGFLIALAKINKVPVLAQLMTLFVSFMRGTPQLVQLFLAYYGFPLVVRWLNQQFGWSFDVNSIPALIYVFIAFGLNEAAYNSETFRAAILSVNKSEIEAAKAIGLTDGQTMRRIVLPSAMIVAIPNLGNSLISLLKGTSLAFTVTVIDIMGQARIIAGANLRFFEAYIAVALIYWVCCLLIEWFVGWLEKRLDVDAIDPEAQVDSVAPDTKA from the coding sequence ATGGAAAGACTTAACAAGATATGGCGGCTTCTCCTGGCTGCCGTAATGATTCTGCCACTAGGCAATATTTGGGGGAGCAATCTGCAGGAGGTTGCTGCCCAAGAAGATGCGGTGCGTAAAGTAGTTGTCGGCACATCCGGTCAGACCAAGCCAAGTAATTATTTCGATGAGAATAATGAACTAACGGGCTTAGAGATAGAAATTCTAAGTGAGATTGAAGAACGGGTGGAGGGCCTTGAATTTACTTATGAGATTACCGAATTTGCTTCCTTATTCGCTGGGCTGGATTCAGGAAATTTCGATTTAGTTGCGAATAATTTGGGTGAGAATGAAGAGCGACGCGAAAAGTATCTCTTCTCACAATATCCTTATGTTATCACCCATAATGTGCTTATTACCGATAAGGATGCAGAGGACAATCTAACGATGGAAGATATGGCCGGCCAATCCTTTGGGGTAGTACCAGCGTCTCCCCAATCCATGTTTCTTGAGGCATGGAATGAAGAACATCCGGATAGGGCAGTAGATATTCAGTACGTGGATTCTGATCCGTCACAAATTATTCGGGACGTCTATACCGGGCGGTTCGATGCAACGATTTATTCGACAACCTACTTAAATGATGTGCAGTCTACTTATGGCATTGAACTGAAACGTCATCCAATTGAGAATGAAGATGCGATTCGCCCGCCGGGCTCATACTTTATTTACCAGCCAGAAGATATTGAACTTAGAGAGCAAATGGATGAAGCCTTAGCTGAGATGCGTGAAGATGGCACACTTAAAGCGATTAGCATGAAGTATTTCGGTGAAGATAATTCACAGTTAACACCAGAGATTATTGAAAAGAATGATGCCATTGAAGCCGAACGTTTAGGCGAGGCTGGGACGGCGATGCGTCGGGTGGTCGTGGGGACAACTGGGCAAACAAAGCCGAATAATTATTTCGATGAGAACAATGAGTTAACTGGTCTAGAAATTGATATTCTAAAGGAAGTTGCCCGGCGAGTACCGAATTTATCGTTTACTTATGAGATTACGGAATTTCCGTCGCTATTCGCTGGCTTAGACGCAGGGAACTTTGATATGGTGGCGAATAATCTTGGCGAGAATGAGGAACGACGCGAGAAATACCTCTTCTCCCATTATCCTTATGTGGTAACCCATAATGTGATGATTACCGATACGGAAGCGCCGGATAATTTAACGATGGCAGAGATGGCTGGGCAAAGCTTCGGGGTCGTTGCGGCTTCGCCCCAGTCCATGTTCTTGGAAGCTTGGAATGAAGAGCATCCGGATAAGGCGGTGGATATTCAATATGTAGACTCGGATCCCTCACAAATTATTCGCGATGTCTATACCGGACGCTTCGATGCGACCATCTATTCAACCACTTATCTCAATGATGTACAGAATACTTACGGTATTGAGTTGAAGCGGCACCCCATTGAGAATGAAGACGCCATTCAACCTCCTGGCTCTTACTTCATTTACCGACAAGAAGACCTTGACTTACGCGAAGCGATTGATGGGGCCTTGGCAGAGATGCGTGCCGATGGCACCTTGAGCCAATTGAGTCAGACTTATTTCGGCGAAGATAATGCCCAGTTAAGTGAAGCTATTATTGAGAAGAATGACGTTATTGAAGCAGAGCGGCAGGCGGCGGCCGGGGAATTGGACGTAGCGGATACTGAAGCTTCAAGCGAGGGTAAGCTTTTTGCACCGGAGATTATTCCTGATATTCTGCCGACCATTCTTGGTAAATTACCGATTACCCTCATGATGACGTTTGTTTCTGCTCTTATTGGTTTGGTGCTAGGTTTCTTAATTGCCTTAGCCAAGATTAACAAAGTGCCGGTACTTGCGCAATTAATGACTTTATTTGTATCATTTATGCGGGGAACCCCACAGCTAGTTCAACTTTTCTTAGCTTATTATGGTTTCCCTTTGGTGGTGCGTTGGTTGAATCAGCAGTTCGGTTGGAGTTTTGACGTGAATAGTATTCCGGCTTTAATCTACGTCTTTATTGCCTTTGGGCTGAATGAAGCGGCTTATAATTCCGAGACCTTCCGGGCAGCTATTCTCTCAGTGAATAAGAGCGAGATTGAAGCTGCCAAGGCAATCGGTTTGACGGATGGTCAGACAATGCGCCGTATTGTACTGCCTTCTGCGATGATTGTGGCAATTCCTAACTTGGGTAATAGCTTAATTAGCTTACTCAAAGGAACGTCTTTGGCCTTCACGGTGACGGTGATTGATATTATGGGTCAGGCGCGGATTATTGCGGGAGCTAACTTACGTTTCTTCGAAGCTTATATTGCTGTAGCTTTAATTTATTGGGTATGTTGCTTGTTAATTGAATGGTTTGTCGGTTGGTTGGAGAAGCGTTTAGACGTGGATGCGATTGACCCGGAAGCCCAAGTTGATTCAGTAGCCCCAGATACAAAGGCGTGA